From Hartmannibacter diazotrophicus, a single genomic window includes:
- a CDS encoding PepSY domain-containing protein produces the protein MFRTIHSIPGLIAALLVALIAATGAVLSVNPALERMQAAVPARGEVSVADLAGKVQANIPGVENIKRKPSGEIVVTYFDPDRPGVVTVDPRSGASTGAYEPSAFTLWITNLHRKLLLGDTGRAFAGAGAAAMLILSLSGAVMLAQRLGGWKKLLGRIHGTPSQRLHGELGRAAVAGLVLSAATGLFLSLSTFEILPDGSPAEAPFASASGGQTLPVGDLAALKAVDLNDLRQLTFPYPDDPSDVFTLTTDSGEMTVDPATGTVQTAATNTPFQTAYQWIYALHTGEGLWWLALVLGASASIVPIMTGTGLVIWVARRRARPRIAHNVGAQSADTVILVGSEGNSTWGFAGTLHAALTKAGHRVHTGAMNDVTVYRHADRLIVLTATYGDGEAPSSARRFLDRLANLKSAPARTYYVLGFGDRQFAHYCRFADMADRALAAKGAERLLDTARIDRQSAQAFAKWGVDLGHVLGTPLDLHHVPTRPRTCRLRLIERRDYGIDVDAHTAVLRFGVGEVRPSLHRRLFGARLPRFEAGDLVGILPPGNNVARFYSLASASRDGILEICVRKHPGGLCSTFLTGLEVGEEIDAFVRGNPGFRPQPGMAPVIMVGAGTGIGPLAGFIRRNETHRPIHLWFGARNPASDFLYEPDLKNWLTDRRLTGLHTAFSRLPAGSHVQDRLAADAETVRGLIATGAQVMVCGGRDMAAGVAEVFSGVLGPLGLTVEALRKEGRYVEDVY, from the coding sequence ATGTTTCGCACCATCCACTCGATCCCCGGCCTGATCGCCGCGCTTCTCGTCGCGCTCATCGCGGCGACGGGCGCGGTGCTCTCGGTCAACCCGGCACTGGAGCGCATGCAGGCGGCAGTGCCTGCGCGCGGCGAGGTCAGCGTCGCGGATCTTGCCGGCAAGGTTCAGGCGAACATCCCGGGCGTGGAAAACATCAAGCGCAAGCCGTCCGGCGAGATCGTCGTCACCTATTTCGATCCCGATCGTCCGGGCGTGGTGACGGTCGATCCTCGCTCGGGGGCGTCGACCGGCGCCTATGAGCCGTCCGCCTTTACGCTCTGGATCACCAATCTCCACCGCAAGCTCCTGCTCGGCGACACCGGCCGCGCCTTTGCCGGAGCCGGCGCGGCGGCGATGCTGATCCTCAGCCTGTCCGGCGCGGTTATGCTCGCCCAGCGGCTCGGCGGCTGGAAGAAGCTTCTCGGGCGTATCCACGGTACGCCGAGCCAGCGACTGCATGGCGAACTCGGCCGCGCCGCGGTCGCCGGACTGGTGCTTTCGGCGGCGACCGGCCTTTTCCTGTCCCTCTCGACCTTCGAAATCCTGCCCGACGGTTCGCCCGCCGAAGCGCCCTTCGCTTCGGCAAGCGGCGGCCAGACGCTTCCCGTCGGCGATCTTGCCGCCCTGAAGGCGGTGGACCTCAACGACCTTCGGCAGCTGACCTTCCCCTATCCGGACGACCCGTCGGATGTCTTCACCCTGACGACGGACAGCGGCGAGATGACCGTCGATCCGGCCACCGGCACCGTGCAGACCGCCGCCACGAACACGCCCTTCCAGACCGCCTACCAGTGGATCTATGCCCTCCACACCGGCGAGGGTCTCTGGTGGCTCGCGCTCGTCCTTGGCGCCAGCGCTTCGATCGTCCCGATCATGACCGGAACGGGTCTCGTGATCTGGGTCGCCCGCCGGCGCGCCCGGCCGCGCATCGCGCACAATGTCGGCGCCCAGTCGGCGGACACGGTGATCCTCGTCGGCAGCGAGGGCAACAGCACCTGGGGCTTTGCCGGAACGCTGCATGCGGCGCTGACCAAGGCCGGACACCGGGTCCACACCGGCGCGATGAACGACGTCACCGTCTATCGCCATGCCGACCGCCTGATCGTCCTGACCGCGACCTATGGCGACGGCGAGGCGCCCTCCTCGGCCCGGCGCTTCCTGGATCGCCTCGCAAACCTGAAGTCGGCACCGGCTCGGACCTACTACGTGCTCGGTTTCGGCGACCGTCAGTTCGCCCACTATTGCCGCTTTGCGGACATGGCCGACCGGGCCCTTGCCGCCAAGGGGGCGGAGCGCCTGCTCGACACCGCCCGGATCGATCGCCAGTCGGCCCAGGCCTTCGCCAAGTGGGGCGTCGATCTCGGCCACGTGCTCGGTACGCCGCTAGACCTTCACCACGTGCCGACCCGGCCGCGCACCTGCCGCCTGCGCCTCATCGAGCGGCGGGACTATGGGATCGACGTCGACGCCCATACGGCCGTGCTGCGGTTCGGTGTCGGCGAAGTCCGCCCGTCGCTGCACCGCAGGCTGTTCGGCGCGCGCCTGCCGCGCTTCGAGGCCGGCGACCTCGTCGGCATCCTGCCGCCCGGGAACAATGTCGCCCGCTTCTATTCGCTCGCCTCCGCGTCCCGTGACGGGATCCTGGAAATCTGCGTGCGCAAGCATCCGGGCGGGCTCTGCTCCACCTTCCTGACCGGACTTGAGGTCGGCGAGGAAATCGACGCCTTCGTGCGCGGCAACCCCGGCTTCCGCCCCCAGCCCGGCATGGCGCCGGTCATCATGGTGGGCGCGGGGACGGGCATCGGCCCTCTCGCCGGCTTCATCCGCCGCAACGAGACCCACCGGCCGATCCACCTCTGGTTCGGCGCCCGCAATCCGGCCTCGGACTTCCTCTACGAGCCGGACCTGAAGAACTGGCTGACCGACCGCCGGCTGACCGGTCTTCACACGGCCTTCTCGCGCCTGCCCGCCGGATCGCACGTCCAGGACCGCCTCGCCGCCGACGCAGAAACTGTTCGCGGCCTGATCGCTACGGGCGCTCAGGTGATGGTCTGCGGCGGACGCGACATGGCCGCCGGCGTCGCGGAGGTTTTCTCCGGCGTGCTGGGGCCCCTCGGGCTCACCGTCGAGGCCCTCAGAAAGGAAGGACGTTATGTCGAAGACGTCTATTGA
- a CDS encoding ATP-binding protein, which produces MILPRSLQVRLALGLSVGLALFWAVAAGAAYTVLRQEMDRVFDSALQETAQRLLPLAVMEIIDREPEDVLRIAPVRSHHELLTYIVRNQAGSVVLASHDADPAIFPQSAHDGLSSTKTHRIYAESALQGSLTIFVAEPWDVRSKASHEAAEALIMPLLVLVPLSFGGVWLLVRGGMRPIRRLCSEIETRGGGDLTPLGSDRLPSEITPIATAVNHLMARLRRTLEAERSFTANSAHELRTPIAAALAQTQRLLAETKEGQTGARARQIEATLKTLARLAEKLMQLARAEGGRLFAKTPYDIVPVIGLVCEDIGRTQSRPDRLDLDLPSAKVNSRVDPDALSILVRNLLENALKYGAADEPVVVTLTQDGVLRVVNGGPVIPAERLAQLTRPFERASTEAEGSGLGLAIIDAIARGAGSNLELKSPATGRADGFEAVVRLAGV; this is translated from the coding sequence ATGATCCTGCCGCGCAGCCTGCAGGTCCGCCTTGCGCTCGGGCTCTCGGTCGGCCTTGCGCTCTTCTGGGCGGTGGCGGCGGGGGCGGCCTACACCGTGCTGCGGCAGGAGATGGACCGCGTCTTCGACAGTGCGCTGCAGGAAACCGCGCAGCGTCTCCTGCCGCTTGCGGTAATGGAAATCATCGACCGCGAGCCGGAGGACGTCCTGAGGATCGCGCCGGTGCGCTCGCACCACGAGCTTCTGACCTATATCGTCCGCAATCAGGCGGGCAGCGTCGTCCTTGCCTCCCATGACGCCGACCCGGCGATCTTCCCGCAGTCGGCCCACGACGGTCTTTCCTCCACCAAGACGCATCGCATTTACGCCGAAAGCGCGCTGCAGGGATCGCTGACGATCTTCGTCGCCGAACCCTGGGACGTCCGGAGCAAGGCCTCGCACGAGGCCGCCGAGGCGCTGATCATGCCGCTTCTCGTGCTCGTGCCGCTGAGTTTCGGCGGCGTCTGGCTTCTGGTGCGTGGCGGCATGCGGCCGATCCGGCGCCTTTGTTCGGAGATCGAGACGCGCGGCGGCGGTGACCTGACGCCGCTCGGTTCGGACCGTCTGCCGAGCGAAATCACGCCCATTGCCACGGCCGTCAACCACCTGATGGCGCGCCTGCGCCGCACGCTGGAGGCCGAGCGCAGCTTCACCGCCAACAGCGCGCACGAGTTGCGCACGCCGATTGCGGCGGCGCTGGCCCAGACCCAGCGCCTGCTGGCGGAAACAAAGGAGGGGCAGACCGGCGCGCGCGCGCGCCAGATCGAGGCGACGCTGAAGACGCTCGCCCGGCTGGCGGAGAAGCTTATGCAGCTGGCGCGCGCCGAAGGCGGACGGCTGTTTGCCAAGACGCCCTATGACATCGTGCCTGTGATCGGGCTTGTCTGCGAGGATATCGGCCGCACGCAGTCGAGGCCGGACCGGCTCGACCTTGACCTGCCATCGGCAAAGGTCAACTCCCGCGTGGACCCGGATGCCTTGTCGATCCTCGTTCGCAATCTCCTCGAGAATGCCCTGAAATACGGGGCGGCCGACGAGCCGGTCGTGGTGACGCTGACGCAAGACGGCGTTCTTCGCGTCGTCAACGGCGGCCCCGTCATTCCCGCCGAGCGGCTGGCTCAGCTCACGCGTCCCTTCGAACGCGCCTCGACCGAGGCTGAGGGCTCCGGCCTTGGCCTTGCGATCATCGATGCCATCGCACGCGGGGCGGGGAGCAACCTCGAACTCAAGTCACCGGCGACGGGCCGGGCGGATGGCTTCGAGGCGGTCGTGCGGCTCGCGGGCGTGTAG
- a CDS encoding DUF2271 domain-containing protein, whose product MKLFAPAIAAAAVLAAPGLASAREVTFETTLANYGGDGAYVVIYVTDKSGAYVGTLWMAGGRSKYYRHLPEWLRASRGRLSEVDGITGASVGAGRTLKISVDLADTIIDGGYEVHVDTAVENMRENPGDVVVPLTSDGNGKPVGGRGYVKSFTYSF is encoded by the coding sequence ATGAAACTCTTCGCACCGGCGATCGCCGCCGCCGCGGTTCTTGCCGCTCCCGGTCTCGCCTCCGCACGCGAGGTCACGTTCGAGACCACGCTGGCCAACTACGGCGGCGACGGCGCCTATGTCGTCATCTATGTCACCGACAAGTCCGGCGCCTATGTCGGCACGCTCTGGATGGCGGGCGGCAGGTCCAAATATTACCGCCATCTGCCCGAATGGCTGCGGGCCTCTCGCGGCCGGCTTTCCGAAGTCGACGGCATCACGGGAGCGAGCGTCGGCGCCGGCCGCACGCTGAAAATCTCGGTCGATCTCGCCGACACGATCATCGACGGGGGCTATGAGGTCCACGTCGACACCGCCGTGGAGAACATGCGCGAGAACCCCGGCGATGTCGTCGTGCCCCTGACGAGCGACGGCAACGGCAAGCCCGTTGGCGGGCGCGGCTACGTCAAGTCCTTCACCTACAGCTTCTGA
- a CDS encoding PepSY domain-containing protein — MKTRYLIATAAIVLIASAGMVAAEQDCEVRIGDWQPRSAVVKMAEERGWTVQRIKTDDGCYEIRCTDQDGRRMAVKVDPGTLQVLAMDYRDGDDDHGRRGESYRGDDDHGRDGGRRGEHEDDDDDDDEGGMMVPQNGPVDPNAPVPDNGLFNGKTRPKVQVQ; from the coding sequence ATGAAGACCCGATACCTGATTGCCACCGCCGCAATTGTGTTGATTGCAAGCGCCGGCATGGTCGCCGCGGAGCAGGACTGCGAGGTCCGGATCGGCGACTGGCAGCCGCGCAGCGCCGTCGTGAAGATGGCCGAAGAGCGTGGCTGGACCGTCCAGCGCATCAAGACGGACGACGGCTGCTACGAGATCCGGTGCACCGACCAGGACGGCCGCAGGATGGCCGTGAAGGTCGACCCCGGCACTCTCCAGGTGCTGGCAATGGACTATCGCGACGGCGACGACGACCACGGGCGGCGCGGCGAAAGCTACCGGGGAGACGACGATCACGGTCGCGACGGCGGCCGCCGCGGCGAGCACGAAGATGACGACGACGATGATGACGAGGGCGGCATGATGGTTCCGCAGAACGGGCCTGTCGATCCCAACGCTCCCGTTCCCGACAACGGCCTCTTCAACGGCAAGACCCGCCCGAAAGTCCAGGTGCAGTAA
- a CDS encoding response regulator transcription factor codes for MRVLLIEDDRVLGSAVRDQVNADGHSVDWVQRLDEARDHIHAAPYDLVLLDLMLPDGRGIDFLKTIRSAGDVTPVIILTAMDQISDRIAGLNAGADDYLVKPFDLHELTARLAAVSRRYHGNPNPLVTIGPLSVDLAARAIRREGKPVNLTAREWALFEAFVQRPGTIISKSQLEERLYSFDQDVDSNTIEVHVSRLRKKLGADAIETVRGLGYRLGAS; via the coding sequence GTGCGTGTGCTGCTCATCGAAGACGACCGGGTCCTCGGATCGGCGGTCCGAGACCAGGTGAATGCCGACGGTCATTCCGTCGACTGGGTCCAGCGGCTGGACGAAGCGCGCGACCATATCCATGCCGCGCCCTATGACCTCGTCCTTCTCGACCTCATGCTGCCGGACGGACGCGGGATCGATTTCCTCAAGACGATCCGCTCGGCCGGGGACGTGACGCCGGTCATCATCCTCACCGCGATGGACCAGATCTCCGACCGGATCGCCGGGCTCAACGCCGGCGCCGACGACTATCTGGTCAAGCCCTTCGATCTCCACGAACTCACGGCCCGGCTTGCCGCCGTCTCGCGGCGTTATCACGGCAATCCCAATCCACTGGTGACGATCGGGCCGCTTTCGGTCGACCTTGCCGCCCGCGCCATCCGAAGGGAGGGCAAGCCGGTGAATCTGACGGCTCGCGAGTGGGCGCTGTTCGAGGCCTTCGTGCAGCGCCCCGGCACGATCATTTCCAAGAGCCAGCTTGAGGAGCGGCTTTATTCCTTCGACCAGGACGTCGACAGCAACACAATCGAGGTGCATGTCAGCCGGCTGCGCAAGAAGCTCGGCGCCGACGCCATCGAGACCGTCCGCGGCCTTGGCTACAGGCTGGGGGCGTCATGA